CTTTCCTCttgccctgggtggtggggatcTGCAGGATGGTGGCGATGATGCACAGGTAGGAGAGGGTGGTGACAGCAAGCGGGAGCAGCAGGATGACCAAGGCCAGGGCGAAGTCCAccatctctgccacagacatGTCGGTGCAGGCCAGGTTGAGCACTGGGGAGATGTCACAGAAGAAGTGGTTGATGACCCCAGGACCACAAAACGTTAGACGAGAGATGAAGTACACCTTGAccagggagatggagaagccgcCTGCCCAGGAGAGAGCTGCCAGCTGTAGGCAGAGCCGGTGGGTCATGATGGTTGGGTAGCGCAGTGGGTGGCAGATTGCCATGTAGCGGTCGTAGGCCATGACGGCCAGGAGGACACACTCGGTGCACATGAGGGAGATGAAGAAGTAAAGCTGGGCCAtgcagctggggaaggagatGCTCTTGTTCTGAGACCAGAAGCccaccagcagcttgggcagggtGACCGAGACGTACCAGATCTCCAGGAAGGACAGGTTCCccaggaaatagtacatgggcttGTGGAGCTGGTGGTTCTGCTTCACCACCAGGATGATGACCACGTTCTCTGTGACCGTCAGCACGTAGGTGAGCAAAAAAAGCAGGAAGAGCAAGGCCTGGAGCTCCAGTTGGGCGgggaatcccaggaggatgaattctcTGAGGCCGGTTTGGTTCTCCATCCTGGCTTGGGTTTCAAATTCGTTATCTGCAGATGTGAAAGGAATGCAAAAAGCAGCTCAGTGAACTTGTGCTTTGTGCAATGGATCGAGCCCGTGAATCCATCCATCTAAGTAATTATAGGGGCCACATCAGTAGAGTAGCTGACCACCTCACAATCATACATGGATTAGGGGCTACTTCATCATCATGTGTAAGTACTTATGTGGGTGATGATGATGCACATAATTGCCATTATGACCCTCATGTGCTAGTGCTAGGCAGACCTGGGTGGTATTTTTTGTCTGAAATGTTTTTCAGCAAAAATGCGGATTCTTCAAtcccaaaatattttgcaaatttgtgtcagtTTTGCCAAGTTATTTTGGGCGAAAAGacctaatttatatatatatatatatatatatgttttgttCTGACATTTTGTAAACAAATTGTTTTGATACTTTGGTTCAAAATGACATGTGTGTCAAAATTCCCCTTGAttttattaacaaacaaaacCATTCTAAAATGGTCAAAgctaaaatgaaacttttttttttacccaaaacttttttttattttttgatttgttgaaaattttgaaaaaaaaagtttttggttcaaccccaaatgattttttt
This DNA window, taken from Emys orbicularis isolate rEmyOrb1 chromosome 12, rEmyOrb1.hap1, whole genome shotgun sequence, encodes the following:
- the LOC135886076 gene encoding olfactory receptor 6B1-like, translated to MENQTGLREFILLGFPAQLELQALLFLLFLLTYVLTVTENVVIILVVKQNHQLHKPMYYFLGNLSFLEIWYVSVTLPKLLVGFWSQNKSISFPSCMAQLYFFISLMCTECVLLAVMAYDRYMAICHPLRYPTIMTHRLCLQLAALSWAGGFSISLVKVYFISRLTFCGPGVINHFFCDISPVLNLACTDMSVAEMVDFALALVILLLPLAVTTLSYLCIIATILQIPTTQGKRKAFSTCASHLTVVVIFFSATVFMYARPRRIHPFNLNKVVSIFYAVVTPALNPLIYCLRNKEVKEVLRKTLDRNCSLTNRIGMES